A region of Mesorhizobium sp. AR02 DNA encodes the following proteins:
- the pyrE gene encoding orotate phosphoribosyltransferase, translating into MNTNEVLGIFREAGAVLEGHFILTSGLRSPVFLQKARVFMHADKTERLCKALATKIRAAVPGKIDYVVGPAIGGLIPAYETSRHLGVPAIWVEREGGEFRLRRFEIARGARVVIVEDIVTTGLSIRETIDCLRELGAEVVAAACIIDRSAGKTHVGVPLIALAEYEVPAYPPDRLPPELAAIPAIKPGSRNI; encoded by the coding sequence ATGAATACCAATGAAGTGCTGGGCATTTTCCGCGAGGCGGGTGCTGTTCTGGAGGGGCATTTCATCCTGACGTCGGGCCTGCGCAGCCCGGTCTTCCTGCAGAAGGCACGGGTGTTCATGCACGCCGACAAGACCGAGCGGCTGTGCAAGGCGCTGGCGACAAAGATCCGGGCAGCGGTGCCGGGCAAGATCGACTATGTCGTCGGCCCGGCGATCGGCGGCCTGATCCCGGCCTACGAAACCTCGCGCCATCTCGGCGTACCGGCGATCTGGGTCGAGCGGGAAGGGGGCGAGTTCCGCCTGCGCCGCTTCGAAATCGCTCGGGGTGCCCGTGTCGTCATCGTCGAGGATATCGTCACCACCGGCCTGTCGATCCGCGAAACCATCGACTGCCTGCGCGAGCTTGGCGCCGAGGTGGTGGCCGCCGCCTGCATCATCGATCGTTCGGCCGGCAAGACCCATGTCGGCGTGCCGCTGATCGCGCTCGCCGAATACGAAGTTCCGGCCTATCCGCCGGACCGGCTGCCGCCGGAGCTTGCCGCGATACCGGCGATCAAGCCCGGCAGCCGCAATATCTGA
- a CDS encoding VOC family protein: MHENKFEMIVALDHFVLTVASLEATCAFYQRVLGFERIDTPGRPTALAFGNQKINVHEVNRTFEPKANSPTPGSGDFCLVTDRPLGEISTRLAANGVVIELGPVERVGARGLMMSVYFRDPDGNLVEVSEYRS; encoded by the coding sequence ATGCATGAAAACAAATTCGAAATGATCGTCGCTCTCGATCATTTCGTGTTGACGGTGGCGTCGCTCGAAGCGACCTGCGCCTTTTATCAGCGCGTGCTGGGCTTTGAGCGCATCGATACGCCGGGCCGGCCGACAGCGCTGGCTTTTGGCAACCAGAAGATCAATGTCCATGAGGTGAACCGAACCTTCGAACCGAAGGCGAATTCGCCGACGCCAGGTTCAGGCGATTTCTGCCTGGTCACGGATCGGCCGCTCGGCGAAATCAGCACCCGTCTCGCGGCCAACGGGGTGGTGATCGAACTCGGTCCGGTCGAACGTGTCGGGGCGAGAGGCCTGATGATGTCGGTCTATTTCCGCGACCCGGACGGCAATCTGGTCGAGGTCAGCGAATACCGGTCGTAA
- the acpS gene encoding holo-ACP synthase → MIIGIGSDLIDIRRIEKSLERHGQRFIQRIYTEVEQARSENRRARAASYAKRFAAKEACAKALGTGMAQGVFWRDMGVVNLPSGAPTMALTGGALARLQKILPKGHRAAIHLTITDDFPLAQAFVIIEALPVEEAPH, encoded by the coding sequence ATGATCATTGGCATCGGCAGCGATCTGATCGATATCAGGCGCATCGAGAAATCGTTGGAGCGTCACGGCCAACGCTTCATCCAGAGGATCTACACCGAGGTCGAACAGGCGCGTTCGGAAAACCGACGTGCCCGCGCCGCCTCCTACGCCAAGCGCTTCGCCGCCAAGGAGGCCTGCGCCAAGGCGCTGGGTACGGGAATGGCGCAAGGTGTCTTCTGGCGCGACATGGGCGTCGTCAACCTGCCCAGCGGCGCGCCGACCATGGCGCTGACCGGTGGCGCACTGGCGCGGCTGCAAAAGATCCTGCCGAAAGGCCACCGCGCGGCCATCCACCTCACCATCACGGATGATTTCCCCCTCGCTCAAGCCTTTGTGATCATCGAGGCGTTGCCCGTCGAAGAAGCGCCACATTGA
- a CDS encoding DUF2062 domain-containing protein, which translates to MLFRRRKPDGLFERVRTYLWPRRSFSRSLQYFSKRILRLKATPHAVAAGVAAGVFASFFPVGFHFIIAAVLCWVIAGNLVAAALGAVFFGNPLTFPILWGASWETGKLILHDRLPAHGPPAHLGEMLHTLSFAKLWHPVLEPMLIGAVPLGLVFGLLFYGVTRWGMNVFREQRRKRLAERASRREQPPHPGASIGSATR; encoded by the coding sequence GTGCTTTTTCGACGCCGCAAGCCTGATGGCCTTTTCGAGCGGGTGCGTACCTATCTGTGGCCGCGCCGCTCGTTTTCGCGCTCGCTCCAGTATTTTTCCAAGCGCATCTTGCGGCTGAAGGCCACGCCGCATGCGGTGGCCGCCGGTGTCGCGGCTGGTGTCTTCGCTTCGTTCTTCCCTGTGGGCTTCCATTTCATCATTGCCGCCGTCCTGTGCTGGGTGATCGCCGGCAATCTGGTGGCGGCGGCACTCGGCGCTGTTTTCTTCGGTAATCCGCTGACTTTTCCCATTCTGTGGGGCGCATCCTGGGAAACCGGCAAGCTCATCCTGCACGATCGCCTGCCGGCACATGGTCCGCCGGCGCATCTGGGCGAGATGCTGCACACGCTTTCCTTCGCGAAGCTGTGGCATCCCGTGCTGGAGCCCATGCTGATCGGCGCGGTGCCGCTCGGGCTGGTGTTCGGCCTCCTGTTCTACGGTGTCACGCGCTGGGGCATGAATGTCTTTCGCGAGCAAAGGCGCAAGCGGCTGGCAGAGCGCGCAAGCCGTCGTGAGCAGCCGCCCCATCCCGGTGCAAGCATCGGTTCCGCCACACGATGA